The genomic region GCGGCCTGTCGGGCGACGTCGTGTCGCGGCGCGGGATGGCGATGCCTCCGCCACCGAGGCACGCGTGCGCCCGATCTCCGAAGGGGTGGTCGCAGATTGGACATGCGCCGTCCAGATCTGCCGGCTTGGTTCGTTTACCGCCTTTGAACCAACGCCCGATGATCTTCCACACGGCAAACCCCCGATTCGACAGCCTGATCTTGAAAGTAACCCTGCCTTACAGGTACGTCAATATTTGAAAACGATCATTGTCGGCTCGGGATCCATATCGGGGTTGCGAAGATGGGTTGCCGTGCTGGTCAATCGGCGGCCGAGCGGTTGCTCCCGGCGATTCTCACCTCGGCCACCAGGGCGCGATGGTCGGACCCGTCCACCGCAACCGTTCTCACGGTCGTCGCGGTGGCGTCGCGCACCAGGATGTGGTCGACGGCGAACACCGGTGGCACCGCGAGATCGGCCGGGTGGGTGCGCGTCAGCCCCGCGCCGGCCTGCTCGGCGGCGTCCCGGTAGCCCGCGTCGAGGAGCGTGCGGAACTCGCGCATATCGGTGGTCGCGTTGAAGTCCCCGGCCACGATCACCGGTCCCGGCGCCTGAGTCGCGATGCCCCGCAAGGTGTTTGCCATCTCGGTCAGGTCGGCGCGCCAACCGTCGAACGGATCCGGCCACGGCGCCGACATGTGGGTGGTGGCCACCGTCGTCGGGGCGCCGGTGCCCGGCACCTGCAGGCGCGCGGTCAGCAGGCCCAACCAGAACTGGTCGTAGTCGTGCGGATCGGTGAGCGGGTGGCGGCTCCACAGGCCGACACCGGCCGGGCCCTCCCGCGGCCGTACCTCGCGGTACGGAAAGTCCTCACCCAGAGCCTCATCGAGCCACTGCGCCAACTGCGGGGTGAGCTCCTGCACCGCCAGCACGTCGGCGTCGCGGCGGGCCAGCTCCGCCACCGCCGCCGGCTCCGCCTGCCCGTAGCGCAGATTCACCGACGCCACCCGCAGCGTCACCCCGGGTGGTGAGCCGTCGGCGACGAACAACGGCACCTGCCCGGCCACCACCGCCGCCGTCAGCGCCGCCGCCAGCAGCGCTGGCAGCCAGCGGCGCGCCAGGGCGAACCCGAGCACCGCGACCGGCGCACCCAGCATCAGATACGGCGCCAGCGCGGCCGTCGCGATCAGCGCACGGTTGACGATCGGCACCCAGCGCACCACCAGACCCACCACGGCCAGCACCGACGCCACCACCGCCAGCGTCGTCGCCGCCCGCCTCATCCGTCACTCCCGTCCGTTTATTGACACCGCTTGTGAATTTGCTCAGAAATCCCCGGTCCGACGTGGTCGGTATGTGACAGTTAACCCATGCCTAGAGCGGCCCGCGTCATCGTGCTGTCCATTTTCGGCCTGCTGGGCACCGCAGCGCTCGGCGCGCTCACCGCGCTGCTGTCGGCGGTCGCGCTGGCCGCCACCGCGCTGATCGTGCCGGGCACCGGCACCCCGAACGCCAACATCGTCGACAAGTATCTGGAGAACGCGCGCAGCCGCTACCTCGCGCCGTTCTCCGACTGCACCACCGCGGCCGACTGCAACCTCGTCGGAATCGACTATCCCGCTTCGTTTTACCCGCTGTCGATCATCCCCGGCTGGTGTGTGCCGGGCCGCTGCGAGACGTGGAACGTGTCGGTGGGCGAGGGAGTGGACAACCTCTACAACCACATCGACCCGACCGCCGCCGACGGCGAATACGTGGTGTTCGGCTACTCCCAGGGCGGGGCGGTGGTCTCCGACGCGCTGCGCCGCATCGCCAAGGACAACCCCGACCTGTTCGCCAAGATCTCGCACGTGGTGACGATCGGCAACGTCTACAACCCCGACGGTGGCCTGTTCACCCGGCTCGGCTTCCTGCCGACCATCCCGTTCCTCAACGTCACCTTCGGGCCCGCCACCCCGACCGATACCGGGGTGCCGATGACCACCATCGGCTTCCAGTACGACCCGATCGTCTACGCGCCGCTGTACTGGGGCAACCTGCTGGCGGTGGCCAACGCGTTCGCCGGGTTCGACAACGTCCACCCCGGCTACCTGACGCCCAACGGCAACCGCGACGAACCGATGTCCTACGACTACACCGACGAGGAACTGGCCGCCATCTTCGCCACCGGCTGCCCCGGCACCTACTGCCGCGTCGACGGCAACGGCAACGAGTACTGGATGCTGCCGGCCAAGAGCCTGCCGCTGATGAACCTCATCTACTCGTTCACCCCGGACCTGCTCAAGCCGATCGTCAAACCGCTGATCAACCTGAGCAGCCCGGTGCTCAAGGTGCTCATCGACCTGGCCTACGACTGGAGCGGCGACCCCGGCAAGGTCCGGTACCTGTCGCTGCTGCCGTTCGACCCGTCCACCAACTGGCTCAAGGTCGGCATCGACCTGGCCGTCGCGGTGGTGCAGGGCATCACCGACATGATCAACGGCGGGCCCACCATCGCGATCCCGGCCGGGGAGAACAGCGATGCCAACCTGCTGCTCGCGCAGCGCTCTGTCGCACCCGAGCCCAAGCAGACCGTCGTCCCCGAGGGCGAGGGCGAGGACACCGGCGCGGTGACGGGCCTGTCCCAGAAGACCGGCTCTGACGAGCACCTCGGGACCGGCCCCTCGGAGAGCGACGTCGAAGGCGTCGGGGACGGCACCGAGGTTGAGGGCGAGGACCCCGTCGGCGCCGACGAGCAGGACGACCTCGCGCTCGACGAGGACGACCTCACCGAGGAGGCCGCCGAGGACGACGACACCACCACCGGCGGCGACCCGACCGACGGCACCCAGCCCGAGACCCCGGACGTGACCGACTCCGACGAGAACGGCGCCGGCGCCCCCCAGGACGCCGACGCCGAAAACGACACCGAGAAGAAGGCCGCCTGACGCGGCCCGCGGGTTACGCCGCCGCGGCCGACTTCAGGTAGGTGACGAGGCTGACGTCGATGCTCTCGTCGATGAAGTAGTACTGGCAGCCCTTCAGGTAACGCATGTAGTTGTTGTAGGTCTGCTCGTCGGTCGCCGCGATCGCCAGATCCTTGCTGCGCTCCAGCCGGTCGGCCCAGATGCCCAGCGTCTTGATGTAGTGGTTGCGCAGCGAAAGCGTCTCGGGCACAACGAAACCGGCCTTCTCACCGTGCTCGACGAGCATCTGCGTCGTCGGGATCCGCCCGCCCGGGAAGATCTCGGTGAGCATGAACTTGATGAACCGGGCCAGCTCGAAGGTCAGCTTCTTGCCGCGCGCCGCCAGATCGTAGGGGTGATAGCCCACGCTGGACTGGATCGTCATCCGGCCGTCCTCGGGCAGGATGTCGTAGCACGTCTTGAAGAAGTCGTCGTAGCGCTCGAACCCGAAGTGCTCGATCGCCTCGATCGACACGATCCGGTCGACGGGGGAGTGGAACTGCTCCCAGCCCTCCAGCCGGATGTCGAACGTGCGGTTGGTGTCGACCTTGCTGAGCAGCTGCTGGCAGTAGGCCTGCTGGTTCTTGCTCAGCGTCAGGCCGATGACGTTGACGTCGTAGCGCTCCATCGCCCGCTGCAGCGTCAGACCCCAGCCGCAGCCGACCTCCAGCAGCGTCATTCCGGGCTTGAGGTCCAGCCGCTCCAGGTGCTGATCGACGTTGGCGACCTGCGCCTCCGACAGCGTGACGTCCGGACCGGTGAAGAACGCGCAGCTGTACTTGCGCGTCGGGTCCTGGAACAGGCCGAAGAAGTCGTCGGACAGGTCGTAGTGCGCCTGGA from Mycolicibacterium phlei harbors:
- a CDS encoding cyclopropane mycolic acid synthase family methyltransferase — protein: MSENATGTKDMRPHFEEIQAHYDLSDDFFGLFQDPTRKYSCAFFTGPDVTLSEAQVANVDQHLERLDLKPGMTLLEVGCGWGLTLQRAMERYDVNVIGLTLSKNQQAYCQQLLSKVDTNRTFDIRLEGWEQFHSPVDRIVSIEAIEHFGFERYDDFFKTCYDILPEDGRMTIQSSVGYHPYDLAARGKKLTFELARFIKFMLTEIFPGGRIPTTQMLVEHGEKAGFVVPETLSLRNHYIKTLGIWADRLERSKDLAIAATDEQTYNNYMRYLKGCQYYFIDESIDVSLVTYLKSAAAA
- a CDS encoding PE-PPE domain-containing protein, with protein sequence MPRAARVIVLSIFGLLGTAALGALTALLSAVALAATALIVPGTGTPNANIVDKYLENARSRYLAPFSDCTTAADCNLVGIDYPASFYPLSIIPGWCVPGRCETWNVSVGEGVDNLYNHIDPTAADGEYVVFGYSQGGAVVSDALRRIAKDNPDLFAKISHVVTIGNVYNPDGGLFTRLGFLPTIPFLNVTFGPATPTDTGVPMTTIGFQYDPIVYAPLYWGNLLAVANAFAGFDNVHPGYLTPNGNRDEPMSYDYTDEELAAIFATGCPGTYCRVDGNGNEYWMLPAKSLPLMNLIYSFTPDLLKPIVKPLINLSSPVLKVLIDLAYDWSGDPGKVRYLSLLPFDPSTNWLKVGIDLAVAVVQGITDMINGGPTIAIPAGENSDANLLLAQRSVAPEPKQTVVPEGEGEDTGAVTGLSQKTGSDEHLGTGPSESDVEGVGDGTEVEGEDPVGADEQDDLALDEDDLTEEAAEDDDTTTGGDPTDGTQPETPDVTDSDENGAGAPQDADAENDTEKKAA
- a CDS encoding endonuclease/exonuclease/phosphatase family protein, with the translated sequence MRRAATTLAVVASVLAVVGLVVRWVPIVNRALIATAALAPYLMLGAPVAVLGFALARRWLPALLAAALTAAVVAGQVPLFVADGSPPGVTLRVASVNLRYGQAEPAAVAELARRDADVLAVQELTPQLAQWLDEALGEDFPYREVRPREGPAGVGLWSRHPLTDPHDYDQFWLGLLTARLQVPGTGAPTTVATTHMSAPWPDPFDGWRADLTEMANTLRGIATQAPGPVIVAGDFNATTDMREFRTLLDAGYRDAAEQAGAGLTRTHPADLAVPPVFAVDHILVRDATATTVRTVAVDGSDHRALVAEVRIAGSNRSAAD